In Armatimonadota bacterium, one DNA window encodes the following:
- the rsrA gene encoding mycothiol system anti-sigma-R factor, which produces MADLDCEQVLQMVWQYLDGEVDEARYLEIRSHIQACSGCGPRYEFQRRLRELIERKCREGPAPPELKRRLFRLLET; this is translated from the coding sequence ATGGCTGATCTGGATTGCGAACAGGTCCTGCAGATGGTGTGGCAGTACCTGGACGGCGAGGTGGACGAAGCCCGCTACCTGGAGATCCGGTCGCACATCCAGGCCTGCTCCGGCTGCGGCCCGCGCTACGAGTTCCAGCGCCGCCTGCGGGAGCTGATCGAGCGGAAGTGCCGCGAGGGCCCCGCGCCCCCCGAGCTCAAGCGACGCCTGTTCCGGCTGCTGGAGACCTGA
- a CDS encoding sigma-70 family RNA polymerase sigma factor, with the protein MAASTAQTAEDRQRFTALVEQYLDGLFGTALRLTRNRARAEDLLQETFLRAWRSFRTFQPGTNARAWLYRILMNAYIDGYRKASREPEVVDQDDVDEFYLYSRVQESEDFRRAGNPEEAFLATLMDADVKAALDSLPDTFREVVVLADIEGFSYREIAEMLGIPMGTVMSRLHRARRRLQVALWEYARRARYARADVRPAGGGGDG; encoded by the coding sequence ATGGCGGCGTCCACAGCTCAGACGGCCGAGGACCGGCAGCGCTTTACGGCCCTGGTGGAGCAGTACCTGGACGGGCTGTTCGGCACGGCGCTGCGGTTGACCCGCAACCGGGCGCGGGCGGAAGACCTCCTCCAGGAGACCTTCCTGCGTGCCTGGCGGTCTTTCCGCACCTTCCAGCCCGGCACCAACGCCCGCGCGTGGCTGTACCGCATCCTCATGAACGCCTACATTGACGGCTACCGGAAGGCGTCCCGGGAGCCGGAGGTGGTGGACCAGGACGACGTCGACGAGTTCTACCTGTACTCCCGGGTGCAGGAGAGTGAGGACTTCCGCCGGGCCGGAAACCCGGAGGAAGCCTTCCTGGCCACCTTGATGGACGCCGACGTCAAGGCGGCGCTGGACAGCCTGCCGGACACGTTCCGGGAGGTGGTGGTCCTGGCCGACATCGAGGGTTTTTCCTACCGGGAGATCGCCGAAATGCTGGGCATCCCCATGGGGACCGTGATGTCCCGCCTGCACCGGGCGCGCCGCCGGCTGCAGGTGGCCCTGTGGGAGTACGCCCGCCGGGCCCGATACGCCCGCGCCGACGTGCGGCCGGCGGGGGGTGGGGGCGATGGCTGA
- a CDS encoding Rrf2 family transcriptional regulator gives MRVSTRAEYGLRALIDLASHYGEGPVQTHDIAARQGLPEPYLNQLMAVLRRAGLVTSKRGPAGGHVLARPPEAISLREAFDVLEGAAAPWWCVETSDPDCVYAPGCGLRPVWQAINRAVERVLAEMTLADIARVRQPAGHL, from the coding sequence ATGAGAGTCTCCACCCGTGCCGAGTACGGCCTGCGGGCGCTGATCGACCTGGCCAGCCACTACGGCGAAGGTCCGGTCCAGACCCACGACATCGCCGCCCGCCAGGGGCTGCCCGAACCCTACCTGAACCAGCTGATGGCCGTGCTGCGCCGCGCCGGCCTGGTGACCAGCAAGCGCGGCCCGGCCGGCGGCCACGTCCTGGCCCGGCCACCGGAGGCCATCAGCCTCCGCGAGGCGTTCGACGTCCTGGAGGGGGCGGCGGCGCCGTGGTGGTGCGTGGAAACCAGCGACCCGGACTGCGTCTACGCGCCCGGATGCGGCCTGCGCCCGGTCTGGCAGGCCATCAACCGGGCCGTCGAGCGGGTGCTGGCCGAGATGACCCTGGCCGACATCGCTCGGGTCAGGCAGCCAGCCGGCCACCTGTGA
- a CDS encoding M67 family metallopeptidase: MLELTREQAAELIRHAEEEYPNECCGLLAGRDGRVERIYRGTNVDRSPYTYLMDPAQQLAAFKDMEAAGLDLVGIYHSHTHTPAYPSTTDVARAYYPEALYVIISLADRSAPVIRAFRLADGQIAEASVIIR, from the coding sequence GTGCTGGAGCTGACCCGGGAGCAGGCGGCGGAACTGATCCGGCACGCCGAGGAAGAGTACCCGAACGAGTGTTGCGGCCTGCTGGCCGGGCGCGACGGCCGGGTCGAGCGGATCTACCGGGGGACCAACGTCGACCGCAGCCCCTACACGTACCTGATGGATCCCGCCCAGCAGCTGGCGGCCTTCAAGGACATGGAGGCGGCGGGGCTGGATCTGGTGGGGATTTATCACTCGCACACCCATACCCCGGCGTATCCGTCCACCACTGACGTGGCCCGGGCCTACTACCCGGAGGCGCTGTACGTGATCATCTCCCTGGCCGACCGGTCGGCCCCCGTGATCCGGGCGTTCCGGCTGGCCGACGGGCAGATCGCGGAAGCGAGCGTGATCATCCGATGA
- a CDS encoding cupin domain-containing protein has product MDRPLPPPGPSRAAGRLAFDPQAFRWPQVPAEVYKFATGDARGMGWRGVVRVTLAGPPAVPSVFELRYFEIASGGYSSLEKHRHPHLIVVLRGRGRALVGDRVVDLRPFDLLRVPPGVPHRWINEADEPFGFLCPVDAQRDPPQPVSDAEWEALRANPATAPYAF; this is encoded by the coding sequence GTGGACCGTCCGCTTCCTCCGCCCGGCCCCAGCCGTGCCGCCGGTCGCCTGGCGTTCGACCCGCAGGCGTTCCGGTGGCCGCAGGTACCGGCGGAGGTCTACAAGTTCGCCACGGGTGACGCCCGGGGCATGGGCTGGCGGGGGGTGGTACGCGTCACCTTGGCCGGTCCTCCGGCGGTGCCGTCGGTGTTCGAGCTGCGCTACTTCGAGATCGCCTCGGGGGGCTACTCGAGCCTGGAAAAGCACCGCCACCCCCATCTGATCGTGGTCCTGCGGGGCCGGGGCCGGGCCCTGGTGGGGGACCGCGTCGTCGACCTGCGCCCGTTCGACCTGCTGCGGGTGCCCCCGGGCGTCCCCCATCGGTGGATCAACGAGGCCGACGAGCCGTTTGGCTTTCTCTGCCCGGTGGACGCACAGCGGGATCCCCCGCAGCCGGTCTCGGACGCCGAGTGGGAGGCCCTGCGGGCCAACCCCGCCACCGCCCCCTACGCGTTCTGA
- a CDS encoding ferritin-like domain-containing protein: MRDRAAPSRLTSLLGPPPDRVAPRGLGPRGLYPPAGGGWPVDYQVLERGQVWADGVEALYVQARQRQWDADRDIPWPAARGVPEPLERALCTVLTWMVQQEMAAWYIPAKFVPRIHPAYLEPVLFLSTQVVDEARHVEVFVRRLFSNGVGYVGTYPATEASLLGLLRQEEFDKASFLLHVLGEGTFLDLFAFLRRIAPDEASRAIFTRSHEDEARHVAYGTGRVRVQLSQDPQAVDRFVQALEERVAFAREVSGIPDEIQEALAVLAGGAPQGPAFVRGVDKVRAFVQELQEVRVRRLVGSGFPEPAARHIADLHARAAGNAM; the protein is encoded by the coding sequence ATGCGCGACCGTGCGGCGCCTTCGCGCCTGACCTCCCTGCTGGGTCCGCCGCCCGACCGGGTCGCTCCGCGCGGCCTGGGACCCCGGGGCCTGTACCCGCCCGCGGGCGGAGGCTGGCCGGTGGATTACCAGGTCCTGGAGCGCGGCCAGGTGTGGGCCGACGGTGTCGAGGCCCTGTACGTCCAGGCCCGCCAGCGCCAGTGGGACGCCGACCGGGACATTCCCTGGCCGGCCGCCCGGGGCGTCCCCGAGCCCCTGGAGCGCGCCCTGTGCACCGTCCTGACGTGGATGGTCCAGCAGGAGATGGCGGCCTGGTACATCCCGGCCAAGTTCGTGCCGCGCATTCACCCGGCGTATCTGGAGCCGGTGCTGTTCCTGTCCACCCAGGTGGTGGATGAGGCCCGCCACGTGGAGGTGTTCGTCAGGCGCCTGTTCAGCAACGGCGTAGGCTACGTGGGCACCTACCCGGCCACCGAGGCGTCGCTGCTGGGCCTGCTCCGCCAGGAGGAGTTCGACAAGGCGTCGTTCCTGCTCCACGTTCTGGGCGAAGGGACGTTTCTGGACCTGTTCGCGTTCCTGCGCCGGATCGCCCCCGACGAGGCCAGCCGGGCCATCTTCACCCGCTCCCACGAGGACGAGGCGCGCCACGTGGCCTACGGGACCGGGCGGGTGCGCGTGCAGCTCAGCCAGGACCCCCAGGCGGTGGACCGGTTCGTCCAGGCGCTGGAGGAGCGGGTGGCATTCGCCCGGGAGGTGTCGGGGATCCCGGACGAGATCCAGGAAGCTCTGGCCGTCCTGGCCGGCGGCGCCCCCCAGGGGCCGGCATTCGTGCGCGGGGTTGACAAGGTGCGGGCGTTCGTGCAGGAGCTCCAGGAGGTCCGTGTGCGCCGCCTGGTCGGCAGCGGTTTTCCCGAGCCCGCGGCCCGGCACATCGCCGATCTGCACGCCCGGGCTGCCGGCAACGCCATGTAA
- a CDS encoding sulfurtransferase, with translation MSGYAHPEVLVEPEWLQARLSDPSVRIVEADENPELYADGHIPGAIRLHWKDDLQDPVIRDWVPPDRFAAIVGERGIGPDHTVVFYGDRSNWFATYTFWLFTYYGHRDCRILNGGRDRWLREGRPVSREVPRHPPAAYPVPVPDRSVRAYRDEILRRLGQPQVALVDVRSPDEYAGRLLAPPAYPQEGAQRPGHIPGAANIPWTQNVRDDGTFKPADELRRLYEGQGIRSDQEVIAYCRIGERSSLTWFTLRYLLGYPRVRNYDGSWTEWGSLVGAPIER, from the coding sequence ATGAGTGGATACGCGCATCCCGAGGTGCTGGTGGAGCCGGAGTGGCTGCAGGCGCGCCTGTCTGATCCGTCGGTCCGCATCGTGGAGGCCGACGAGAACCCCGAGCTGTACGCCGACGGCCACATCCCCGGCGCCATCCGGCTGCACTGGAAGGACGACCTGCAGGACCCCGTCATCCGGGACTGGGTGCCCCCGGACCGCTTTGCCGCCATCGTGGGCGAGCGGGGGATCGGCCCCGACCACACCGTGGTCTTCTACGGGGACCGCAGCAACTGGTTCGCCACCTACACCTTCTGGCTGTTCACGTACTACGGCCATCGCGACTGCCGCATCCTCAACGGCGGGCGCGACCGCTGGCTGCGGGAGGGCCGCCCGGTCAGCCGGGAGGTGCCCCGGCACCCTCCGGCGGCGTATCCGGTGCCGGTCCCCGACCGGTCCGTCCGCGCCTATCGCGACGAGATCCTCCGGCGGCTGGGCCAGCCCCAGGTGGCCCTGGTGGACGTGCGTTCCCCCGACGAATACGCCGGCCGGCTGCTGGCCCCGCCGGCGTACCCCCAGGAGGGAGCCCAGCGGCCCGGCCACATCCCCGGCGCCGCCAACATCCCCTGGACCCAGAATGTCCGCGACGACGGCACCTTCAAGCCCGCCGACGAACTGCGCCGGCTGTACGAGGGCCAGGGTATCCGGTCCGACCAGGAGGTGATCGCCTACTGCCGCATCGGCGAGCGGTCGTCCCTGACCTGGTTCACCCTGCGGTACCTGCTGGGCTATCCCCGGGTCCGCAACTACGACGGCTCGTGGACCGAGTGGGGCAGCCTGGTGGGTGCGCCCATCGAGCGGTGA
- a CDS encoding pyridoxal-phosphate dependent enzyme, with product MSSPLPSARPAIASATTLLDAIGHTPLLRLIRLARDLPPSVEVYVKAEWFNPGGSVKDRPVRQIILDAERDGRLTPDRIILDSTSGNAGIAYAMIGAARGYRVHLVVPGNVSEERRRILAAYGAEVEYTDPLEGSDGAIVVARRLYEAGRDRYFYGDQYNNPSNPRAHYETTGPEVFAQTGGRITHFVAGLGTSGTVMGAGRRLREMRPGVQVVAVEPDSPLHGIEGLKHMASAIVPGIYDPTGHDRTISVRTEVAYEMARRLAREEGLLVGQSAGAAVAAALEVARDLREGVIVAVAPDGGDRYLSTPLWRF from the coding sequence ATGAGTAGTCCGCTGCCCTCGGCCCGCCCGGCCATCGCGTCCGCCACCACGTTGCTGGACGCCATCGGCCACACCCCTCTGCTGCGCCTGATCCGCCTCGCCCGGGACCTGCCCCCGTCGGTGGAGGTCTACGTCAAGGCCGAGTGGTTCAACCCGGGCGGGTCGGTCAAGGACCGCCCCGTGCGCCAGATCATCCTGGACGCCGAGCGGGACGGCCGCCTCACCCCCGACCGGATCATCCTGGACTCCACGTCGGGCAACGCCGGGATCGCCTACGCCATGATCGGCGCCGCCCGCGGCTACCGGGTCCACCTGGTGGTGCCCGGCAACGTCAGCGAGGAACGGCGGCGGATCCTGGCCGCCTACGGGGCGGAGGTGGAGTATACCGACCCCCTGGAGGGGTCCGACGGCGCCATCGTCGTCGCCCGCCGGCTGTACGAGGCCGGGCGGGACCGCTACTTTTACGGAGACCAGTACAACAACCCCAGCAATCCCCGCGCCCACTACGAGACCACCGGCCCGGAGGTCTTCGCGCAGACCGGCGGCCGGATCACCCACTTCGTGGCGGGCCTGGGCACCTCGGGCACGGTGATGGGCGCCGGCCGCCGCCTGCGGGAGATGCGCCCGGGCGTGCAGGTGGTGGCCGTGGAGCCCGACAGCCCCCTGCACGGGATCGAGGGCCTCAAGCACATGGCCAGCGCCATCGTGCCGGGGATCTACGACCCCACCGGACACGACCGCACGATCTCCGTCCGCACCGAGGTGGCCTACGAGATGGCCCGGCGCCTGGCGCGGGAGGAAGGGCTGCTGGTGGGCCAGTCCGCCGGCGCCGCCGTGGCGGCCGCCCTGGAGGTCGCCCGCGACCTGCGGGAGGGGGTGATCGTCGCCGTGGCCCCCGACGGCGGCGACCGCTACCTGTCCACGCCCCTGTGGCGGTTCTGA
- a CDS encoding ParB N-terminal domain-containing protein: MADPTRAHSAVRLPAGAALPDLRIVARDQVHLHEECDPGRVARLVQRLRADGVLRNPPVAAPLPDGGFVVLDGANRTRALAEMGAPAAVLQVVDYQDPQVRLEVWHHLLVEAADLPAQLARRGLPVRPVPADAVARWLGERAAACCVITRAGAYAVTLSPERLLAALLLEVVDTYKGANRIYRVAESDLDVLEREYGAVGALVVFPRFTKEDILQIAGGPAKLPTGITRHLIPGRALRLNLPLAVLTDARDLEAANRWLADEMRRRLLEHRVRYYPEPVFLLDE, from the coding sequence ATGGCTGACCCGACCCGAGCCCACTCCGCCGTCCGCCTGCCCGCCGGCGCGGCGCTGCCGGATCTGCGGATCGTCGCCCGGGACCAGGTGCATCTGCACGAGGAGTGCGACCCCGGCCGGGTGGCGCGCCTGGTGCAGAGGCTGCGCGCCGATGGCGTGCTGCGCAACCCCCCGGTGGCCGCCCCCCTGCCCGACGGCGGCTTCGTGGTCCTCGACGGCGCCAACCGCACCCGCGCCCTGGCCGAGATGGGCGCCCCGGCGGCGGTGCTGCAGGTGGTGGACTACCAGGACCCCCAGGTGCGTCTGGAGGTCTGGCACCACCTGCTGGTGGAGGCCGCCGACCTCCCCGCCCAGCTGGCCCGCCGCGGCCTGCCGGTACGCCCCGTGCCTGCGGACGCGGTCGCTCGCTGGCTGGGGGAGCGCGCCGCGGCCTGCTGCGTGATCACCCGCGCCGGCGCCTACGCCGTGACCCTCTCCCCCGAGAGGCTGCTGGCCGCGCTGCTCCTGGAGGTGGTGGACACCTACAAGGGCGCCAACCGGATCTACCGGGTGGCGGAGTCGGACCTGGACGTGCTGGAGCGGGAGTACGGCGCGGTGGGCGCGCTGGTGGTGTTCCCCCGCTTCACCAAGGAGGACATCCTCCAGATCGCCGGCGGCCCGGCCAAGCTGCCCACCGGCATCACCCGCCACCTGATTCCCGGCCGGGCCCTGCGCCTCAACCTGCCCCTGGCGGTGCTCACCGACGCCCGGGACCTGGAGGCCGCCAACCGCTGGCTCGCCGACGAGATGCGCCGGCGCCTGCTGGAGCACCGCGTACGCTACTACCCCGAGCCGGTCTTTCTGCTCGATGAGTAG
- a CDS encoding cystathionine beta-synthase codes for MPRKVTAASRRSRRRARPHEEIYDTVLDVVGRTPLVRLHRVTRDVRAEVVAKLEFLNPGGSVKDRIGPAMIADAERRGLLRPGGTIVEATSGNTGVGLAIAAAVRGYRTVFVMPDKMSEEKIRLLRAFGARVVITPTAVPPDDPRSYYSVSRRIAEETPNSFYANQYANPANPRAHYETTGPEIWRQTGGRVDILVAGMGTGGTISGAGRYLKERNPRVRVVGVDPVGSVYYDYVRTGRLPEPRTYKVEGIGEDFLPQTMDFGVVDEVVQVSDREAFLMTRRLVREEGLFCGGSSGAAVAGALKYLRGLPDAGAGLRVVVILPDSGSRYLSKIFSDDWMREHGFLDVERGTVADLVRTRRLPLVTAARTDPISDVIAKMKQYDVSQLPVLEDGRLVGMVSEVDVLRYLLDPSHRPDDPIQPLIDPAPPVVSPDTPVDALADIFLAAGAVVVVDHGTVVGIVTKIDVIDHLARRP; via the coding sequence GTGCCCCGCAAAGTGACCGCCGCCTCGCGCCGATCGCGCCGCCGCGCCCGGCCCCACGAGGAGATCTACGACACCGTCCTGGACGTCGTCGGCCGCACGCCCCTGGTGCGCCTGCACCGGGTGACCCGGGACGTCCGGGCCGAGGTGGTGGCCAAGCTGGAGTTTCTCAACCCCGGAGGGTCGGTGAAGGACCGGATCGGTCCGGCCATGATCGCCGACGCCGAGCGCCGGGGACTGTTGCGGCCCGGCGGCACGATCGTGGAGGCCACCTCCGGCAACACGGGCGTGGGACTGGCCATCGCCGCCGCCGTGCGCGGGTACCGGACGGTCTTCGTGATGCCCGACAAGATGTCCGAGGAGAAGATCCGGCTGCTGCGGGCGTTCGGCGCGCGGGTGGTGATCACCCCCACCGCCGTCCCCCCCGACGACCCGCGGTCGTACTACAGCGTGAGCCGTCGGATTGCCGAGGAGACTCCCAACAGCTTCTACGCCAACCAGTACGCCAACCCGGCCAACCCCCGGGCGCACTACGAGACCACCGGCCCGGAGATCTGGCGGCAGACCGGCGGGCGGGTGGACATCCTGGTGGCCGGCATGGGCACCGGCGGCACCATCTCGGGGGCGGGCCGGTACCTCAAGGAGCGCAATCCCCGCGTGCGGGTGGTGGGCGTGGACCCGGTGGGCTCGGTCTACTACGACTACGTCCGTACGGGCCGCCTGCCCGAGCCCCGCACCTACAAGGTGGAGGGCATCGGGGAGGACTTCCTCCCCCAGACCATGGACTTCGGGGTCGTGGACGAGGTGGTCCAGGTCTCGGACCGGGAGGCGTTCCTGATGACCCGCCGCCTGGTGCGGGAGGAGGGGCTGTTCTGCGGGGGCAGCAGTGGCGCGGCGGTGGCCGGGGCGCTCAAGTACCTGCGGGGCCTGCCCGACGCCGGGGCCGGCCTGCGGGTGGTGGTCATCCTGCCCGACTCGGGGTCCCGCTACCTGTCCAAGATCTTCTCCGACGACTGGATGCGCGAGCACGGCTTTCTGGACGTGGAGCGGGGGACGGTGGCGGACCTGGTGCGCACCCGGCGCCTGCCCCTGGTCACCGCCGCCCGCACCGACCCCATCAGCGACGTGATCGCCAAGATGAAGCAGTACGACGTCTCCCAGCTCCCGGTGCTGGAGGACGGGCGCCTGGTGGGCATGGTCAGCGAGGTGGACGTGCTGCGCTACCTGCTGGACCCGTCCCACCGCCCCGACGACCCCATCCAGCCCCTCATCGACCCGGCGCCGCCGGTGGTGTCCCCCGACACGCCCGTTGACGCCCTGGCCGACATCTTCCTGGCGGCCGGCGCCGTCGTGGTGGTGGACCACGGGACGGTGGTGGGGATCGTCACCAAGATCGACGTCATCGACCACCTGGCCCGCCGCCCCTGA
- a CDS encoding ubiquitin-like small modifier protein 1: protein MPTVYVPTPLRRVTGGQSTIRVAGGTVGEVLEALDRQYPGIRSQLCDDSGQVRSFINVFVNGTEIRQLQGLATPVRDTDEVSIIPAMAGGESGSRIPDPAAQGGPPCPAK from the coding sequence GTGCCGACCGTGTACGTTCCCACGCCGCTGCGCCGGGTCACCGGCGGCCAGAGCACGATCCGGGTGGCGGGGGGCACCGTGGGCGAGGTGCTGGAGGCCCTGGACCGCCAGTACCCCGGCATCCGCAGCCAGCTGTGTGACGACAGCGGCCAGGTGCGGTCGTTCATCAACGTCTTCGTCAACGGCACCGAGATCCGCCAGCTGCAGGGGCTGGCGACCCCGGTGCGGGACACCGACGAGGTGTCCATCATCCCCGCCATGGCGGGCGGGGAAAGCGGGTCCCGGATCCCGGACCCCGCCGCTCAGGGAGGACCGCCGTGCCCCGCAAAGTGA
- a CDS encoding cystathionine gamma-synthase has translation MPVARRRFETRAIHEGQPPDPATGAVIPPIYQTSTFAQSAPGVHKGYEYSRTANPTRTALETCLASLEEARYGLAFASGMAALTTVGYLLNPGDRVLAPDDVYGGTYRLLVRILRRYGVESAFVDMTDLGQVESALRAHPRLVLVETPTNPYLKILDIAAIAERAHARDALVVVDNTFASPYFQRPLTLGADIVVHSTTKYLGGHSDVVGGAVLTNSKDIYETLKFHQNAAGAVPGPFDCWLVLRGIKTLAVRMERHARNARLVAEFLRGHPAVRRVFYPGLPDHPGHDLARRQMTGFGGMVSFIVAGGGAAARAVASATRVFTLAESLGGVESLLDHPASMTHASLAGSPLEVDEGLIRLSVGLEHPDDLIEDLRQALARAG, from the coding sequence ATGCCCGTGGCCCGCCGTCGGTTTGAGACCCGCGCCATCCACGAGGGCCAGCCGCCCGACCCCGCCACCGGCGCCGTCATCCCGCCCATCTACCAGACGTCCACCTTCGCCCAGTCGGCTCCCGGCGTCCACAAGGGATACGAGTACAGCCGCACAGCCAACCCCACCCGCACGGCCCTGGAGACCTGCCTGGCGTCCCTGGAGGAGGCCCGCTACGGCCTGGCCTTTGCCTCGGGGATGGCCGCCCTGACCACGGTGGGGTACCTGCTGAACCCCGGCGACCGGGTTCTGGCCCCCGACGACGTCTACGGGGGCACGTACCGGCTACTGGTGCGGATCCTGCGCCGCTACGGCGTCGAGTCCGCCTTCGTGGACATGACCGACCTCGGGCAGGTGGAGTCGGCCCTGCGAGCGCACCCCCGGCTGGTGCTGGTGGAGACCCCCACCAACCCGTACCTGAAGATCCTGGACATCGCCGCCATCGCCGAGCGGGCCCATGCCCGCGACGCCCTGGTGGTGGTGGACAACACCTTCGCCTCCCCTTACTTCCAGCGGCCCCTCACGCTGGGCGCGGACATCGTGGTCCACTCCACCACCAAGTACCTCGGCGGCCACAGCGACGTGGTGGGCGGGGCGGTCCTGACCAACAGCAAGGACATCTACGAAACCCTCAAGTTCCACCAGAACGCCGCCGGGGCCGTGCCCGGGCCGTTTGACTGCTGGCTGGTCCTGCGGGGCATCAAGACCCTGGCGGTGCGCATGGAGCGCCACGCCCGCAACGCCCGGCTCGTGGCCGAGTTCCTCCGGGGCCACCCCGCGGTCCGCCGGGTGTTCTACCCGGGGCTGCCCGACCACCCCGGCCACGACCTGGCCCGGCGGCAGATGACAGGGTTCGGGGGGATGGTGTCGTTCATCGTGGCCGGAGGGGGCGCGGCGGCGCGCGCCGTGGCCTCCGCCACCCGGGTGTTCACCCTGGCCGAGAGCCTGGGAGGGGTGGAGTCGTTGCTGGACCACCCGGCCAGCATGACCCACGCCAGCCTGGCCGGGTCGCCCCTGGAGGTGGACGAGGGACTGATCCGCCTGTCGGTGGGATTGGAGCACCCGGATGACCTGATCGAAGACCTCCGCCAGGCCCTGGCCCGGGCCGGCTGA
- the lipB gene encoding lipoyl(octanoyl) transferase LipB, with protein MAPRRPWLLDLPGRTPYAEAWALQKRLVAARQQDRIGDGLILLEHPPVITMGRSARAEHLLVPREILLRQGFEVYEVERGGSVTYHGPGQLVGYPILHLTTFDVVGFVRALEETLIRTLRGYGIDAARLAGYPGVWVGDAKIAAVGVAVKRKVTMHGFALNVDPDLSRFAVINPCGLGRPVTSMARLLGRPCAVDEVRPAYRRAFCEVFALDLEPATADDLDRALAPDAGPAVPA; from the coding sequence ATGGCACCCCGCCGACCCTGGCTGCTGGACCTGCCCGGACGCACGCCCTACGCCGAGGCCTGGGCGCTGCAGAAGCGCCTGGTGGCCGCGCGCCAGCAGGACCGGATCGGCGACGGCCTCATCCTGCTGGAGCACCCTCCGGTGATTACCATGGGCCGCTCGGCCCGCGCCGAGCACCTGCTGGTGCCGCGGGAGATTCTCCTCCGGCAGGGGTTTGAGGTCTACGAGGTGGAGCGCGGCGGCAGCGTCACCTACCACGGCCCGGGCCAGCTGGTCGGCTACCCGATCCTGCACCTGACGACCTTTGACGTGGTGGGCTTCGTGCGCGCCCTGGAGGAGACCCTCATCCGCACCCTGCGCGGCTACGGCATCGACGCGGCGCGGCTGGCGGGCTACCCGGGCGTGTGGGTCGGCGACGCGAAGATCGCGGCGGTGGGGGTGGCCGTCAAACGGAAGGTCACCATGCACGGCTTTGCCCTCAACGTGGACCCCGACCTGTCCCGCTTTGCCGTCATCAACCCGTGCGGCCTGGGCCGGCCGGTGACATCCATGGCGCGGCTCCTGGGCCGGCCGTGCGCCGTCGACGAGGTGCGCCCGGCCTACCGGCGGGCGTTCTGCGAGGTCTTCGCCCTCGACCTGGAGCCGGCGACCGCCGACGACCTGGACCGCGCCCTGGCTCCCGACGCCGGACCGGCGGTGCCGGCCTGA
- the efeU gene encoding iron uptake transporter permease EfeU, whose product MGAALLVTLREGLEAALIVGIILAYLARTGHRAKFGLVWTGTGLAVGVSLLAGAAIFLTAGQLEGRVEEIFEGTAMFTAAGVLTYMVFWMRRQAINIRAHLQAQVSTALARGSSTALVLLAFVAVGREGIETALFMFAAAQSATALQTVAGGVLGLGTAVLLGYLLYRGTYRLNLRAFFNITSVLLLLFGAGLLAHGIHEYQEAGLLPVMVEQVWDTSRILSEKSVAGSLLGAVFGYNANPSLLEVLAYGLYLLGVGWAYFRPPTARELAAHHARA is encoded by the coding sequence ATGGGAGCTGCCCTGCTCGTCACGCTGCGGGAGGGACTGGAGGCTGCCCTGATCGTGGGCATCATCCTGGCGTACCTGGCCAGGACCGGCCATCGGGCCAAGTTCGGCCTGGTGTGGACGGGGACGGGACTGGCCGTGGGGGTGAGCCTGCTGGCGGGCGCGGCCATCTTCCTGACCGCCGGGCAGCTGGAAGGACGCGTCGAAGAGATCTTTGAGGGGACCGCGATGTTCACGGCTGCCGGCGTGCTGACCTACATGGTCTTCTGGATGCGCCGGCAGGCCATCAACATCCGCGCCCACCTGCAGGCCCAGGTGAGTACCGCCCTGGCGCGGGGATCCTCGACCGCCCTGGTCCTGCTGGCGTTCGTCGCCGTGGGGCGGGAGGGGATCGAGACGGCGCTGTTCATGTTTGCGGCGGCCCAGAGCGCCACGGCGCTGCAGACCGTCGCCGGCGGGGTGCTGGGGTTGGGAACGGCGGTCTTGCTGGGCTACCTGCTGTACCGGGGAACCTATCGGCTCAACCTGCGGGCGTTCTTCAACATCACCAGCGTGCTGCTGCTCCTGTTCGGCGCCGGCCTGCTGGCCCACGGCATCCACGAATACCAGGAGGCTGGCCTGCTGCCCGTGATGGTCGAACAGGTCTGGGACACGAGCCGGATCCTGTCGGAAAAGTCGGTGGCGGGCAGTCTGCTGGGAGCGGTCTTTGGCTACAACGCCAACCCGTCTCTGCTGGAGGTGCTGGCCTACGGGCTGTACCTGCTGGGCGTCGGGTGGGCGTACTTCCGGCCACCCACCGCCCGTGAGCTGGCCGCCCACCACGCACGCGCCTAG